In Paenibacillus sp. J23TS9, a single genomic region encodes these proteins:
- a CDS encoding HAD family hydrolase, with protein MKNNNWLAEIKIIIFDMDGTLYQDDTFMERYIRYLLEGTEHEANTASTVKTGNAILTGEHPFGFGHFYHSRDHVILNRLEDGSIKGYTWEGDAIQDPAKRYDSIPAPDLVHIGDPWGIAAVISQHYKLPDDKLQHAFNRVRNEMLIAPHQLATHRGLFQAIEELDLSKKVLMTNTHLESGIEFLNYLQIHHIFEEVICGAEKPAGMENYLSSLLEEGYGAHEILSIGDNPWNDLYPVKRMGGRTCFISPYVSHDTESWDIRLTTLDELEQLIRAVNDSKLRRRTTDGTNPTEADQQEV; from the coding sequence ATGAAAAACAACAACTGGCTCGCGGAGATTAAAATCATTATTTTCGATATGGACGGGACGTTGTACCAGGACGATACGTTCATGGAGCGGTATATCCGTTATTTGCTGGAAGGAACAGAGCATGAAGCAAATACGGCGTCAACAGTGAAGACGGGAAACGCCATTTTAACTGGAGAACATCCCTTTGGCTTCGGTCATTTCTATCATTCCAGGGATCACGTGATACTGAATCGGCTAGAGGACGGCTCTATTAAGGGCTATACATGGGAAGGGGATGCCATTCAAGATCCGGCGAAGAGATATGACTCCATCCCCGCTCCGGATTTGGTCCATATTGGTGACCCGTGGGGCATTGCAGCTGTAATCTCTCAGCACTATAAACTGCCGGATGATAAGCTGCAGCACGCTTTCAACAGGGTGCGCAATGAAATGCTAATTGCCCCGCATCAGCTCGCCACTCACAGAGGATTGTTTCAAGCCATAGAAGAGCTGGATCTGAGCAAAAAAGTGCTAATGACGAATACGCATCTGGAGTCAGGGATCGAATTTTTGAATTATTTGCAGATTCATCATATTTTTGAGGAAGTGATTTGCGGGGCGGAAAAGCCGGCGGGGATGGAGAATTATCTGTCCTCCCTGCTGGAGGAAGGGTATGGTGCCCATGAGATTCTGTCGATTGGAGACAATCCGTGGAATGATCTGTATCCGGTCAAGAGAATGGGCGGCCGAACCTGCTTCATATCCCCTTATGTGAGCCATGATACGGAATCCTGGGACATACGGCTGACAACTCTCGATGAATTAGAGCAGCTCATTCGGGCAGTCAATGATAGCAAACTAAGGAGGAGAACAACGGATGGCACAAATCCAACTGAAGCAGATCAGCAAGAAGTTTAA
- a CDS encoding carbohydrate ABC transporter permease produces MRKLVTFILRLLNSAGLLLLILIFAMPFVWMLSTSLKTLPETMIFPPVWIPQHPVWSNYIEAWNTGPFLHYLTNSVMISVSILILQMLTIIPASYAFARYKFNGSGFLFGVVMVTLMIPNQLIFLPVYLELSAFKLLNTHLGLILPFASSAFGIFLLRQAFRQISDELLEAARLDQAAEWKIIVRIMVPMVKPVLVTFALFSFIAHWNDYFWPLVMTTNEAARTLPIGIAKIREVEGVGTWNILMAGNLILVAPILVAFFLSQRHIIKAFVYNGVK; encoded by the coding sequence TTGCGAAAACTGGTGACTTTTATACTAAGGCTGCTTAATTCTGCAGGGCTTTTGCTTTTGATATTAATTTTTGCAATGCCCTTTGTCTGGATGCTCTCCACATCGCTGAAGACGCTGCCGGAGACGATGATTTTTCCACCGGTCTGGATACCGCAGCATCCCGTCTGGAGCAACTACATTGAAGCCTGGAATACGGGGCCGTTCCTGCATTATTTAACGAATAGCGTTATGATTTCCGTAAGTATATTGATCCTGCAGATGCTGACGATCATCCCGGCTTCTTATGCATTTGCAAGGTATAAGTTTAACGGTTCAGGTTTTTTATTCGGCGTTGTTATGGTCACACTCATGATACCCAATCAGCTTATCTTCCTGCCGGTCTATTTGGAGCTCAGTGCCTTCAAGCTGCTGAATACGCATCTGGGACTCATTTTGCCTTTTGCATCGAGCGCCTTCGGGATCTTTCTGCTGAGGCAGGCGTTCCGCCAGATTTCGGATGAACTGCTGGAAGCGGCCAGACTGGATCAGGCGGCAGAGTGGAAAATCATTGTCCGGATCATGGTTCCTATGGTGAAGCCCGTACTCGTTACTTTCGCATTGTTCAGTTTTATTGCGCATTGGAATGATTACTTCTGGCCGCTTGTCATGACTACCAATGAAGCTGCAAGGACATTGCCTATCGGTATTGCCAAGATACGCGAGGTAGAGGGCGTGGGAACCTGGAATATTTTAATGGCGGGTAACCTTATCCTTGTGGCACCGATTCTGGTCGCGTTTTTCCTGTCGCAGCGCCATATTATCAAGGCCTTTGTGTACAATGGAGTGAAGTAA
- a CDS encoding glycerol-3-phosphate responsive antiterminator, with amino-acid sequence MNDMMTTDVFFAGLARHKRIASVKDPRHIELALKHRDQLSGVFLLMGHIGVVKEYVNVFKEHNLPVFMHLEKIGGLSTDHYGLDYLAKSIKPFGVISTKTNVVKNAKKMGLLTVQRFFLVDSEGLDNIAKSLSQTEPDIIELMPARIPDMIRKVKSFTSVPIITGGLLYEHCHAEECLSHGASAISSSRPELWGKAEQKLI; translated from the coding sequence ATGAATGACATGATGACGACCGATGTGTTTTTCGCGGGTCTGGCCAGACATAAGCGAATTGCCTCCGTTAAGGATCCAAGGCATATCGAGCTGGCACTAAAGCACCGGGATCAGTTGAGCGGAGTCTTTTTGCTAATGGGTCATATTGGTGTGGTAAAAGAATATGTCAACGTGTTCAAGGAACATAATCTGCCCGTGTTTATGCATTTGGAGAAAATTGGGGGCTTGAGTACAGACCATTACGGTCTTGACTACTTGGCGAAAAGCATCAAGCCGTTTGGCGTGATATCAACCAAAACCAATGTGGTGAAGAACGCGAAGAAGATGGGGCTGCTTACGGTACAGCGTTTCTTCCTTGTCGACAGCGAGGGATTGGATAATATCGCCAAGAGCCTGTCACAAACAGAGCCGGACATCATTGAGCTTATGCCTGCCCGTATTCCGGATATGATTCGCAAGGTAAAGTCATTCACATCGGTTCCAATAATAACAGGAGGCTTATTGTACGAGCATTGCCATGCAGAGGAGTGTCTGAGTCATGGCGCATCCGCAATTTCTTCCTCAAGACCTGAATTATGGGGGAAAGCAGAACAAAAATTGATATAG
- a CDS encoding metallophosphoesterase encodes MKLALLGDLHYHEIDTTIPGLPEAKAAFYQNVLEQFLNLDADMYISLGDLTNYGLTSELEEIYELLQRHDKQFIHVLGNHDLYGQTRREVLELTGQQRYHVLDTEEAVLVFLDTAKEMDFKDWGGWLDFEQLEWLEHKVIASKEKPLLVFGHHPVYRTTAGSERDKGSIHPSIDMWNILNQNKGIGIYFNGHTHMDSIVQQQEWSFVQLSACLDQPGFRLVDIGEESIRISAVDITDPIVLESAPILHKHMKHFSPTLNARGKDEDRELVVQLLKAPIF; translated from the coding sequence ATGAAATTAGCATTATTAGGAGATTTGCATTATCACGAGATTGATACGACGATTCCAGGGCTGCCTGAGGCTAAGGCAGCATTCTATCAAAATGTGCTGGAGCAGTTTCTGAATCTGGATGCGGATATGTATATTTCACTCGGAGATCTCACCAACTATGGTCTAACATCAGAGCTTGAGGAAATTTATGAGCTGCTGCAGCGTCATGACAAGCAGTTCATCCACGTACTGGGCAACCATGATCTCTATGGACAGACAAGGCGCGAAGTTCTGGAGTTAACGGGACAACAGCGGTACCATGTGCTGGATACCGAGGAAGCAGTCTTGGTTTTTCTTGATACGGCCAAGGAAATGGATTTCAAGGATTGGGGAGGCTGGCTGGATTTTGAACAGCTGGAGTGGCTGGAACATAAGGTCATTGCATCCAAAGAGAAACCGCTGCTCGTTTTTGGACATCATCCGGTCTACCGCACAACAGCTGGTTCCGAGAGAGACAAAGGCTCCATTCATCCGAGTATTGATATGTGGAATATTTTGAACCAGAACAAGGGAATTGGCATCTATTTCAATGGTCATACGCACATGGACTCCATTGTTCAGCAGCAAGAGTGGTCGTTCGTACAGCTGTCTGCATGTCTTGATCAGCCAGGCTTCCGTTTGGTGGACATCGGGGAAGAATCCATCCGAATTTCGGCTGTAGATATCACAGATCCGATCGTTCTTGAGAGCGCACCGATTCTGCACAAACATATGAAGCATTTTTCACCTACGCTGAATGCCCGGGGAAAAGATGAAGACCGCGAACTGGTAGTGCAGTTGTTAAAAGCTCCGATATTTTAA
- a CDS encoding nitrite reductase: MMTGTIKFAVSSPVQVGGNILASEQLAIIAAAAGPEGSVEVTPFRQIYIEVPLAEQKHVEEQLVKGGLEVYPAGAVIKGLIACQFCNGAEAAGLDTARALNLAVAGIETPAPVKIGYAGCALGTSEPLLKDISVVKMKDKFSIYAGGEPKGIKTAIAELLIADLEERQIIPIILRIIDFYKSNAKGKEKFSKFMRRMTVDRMRDIAGSTALGKY; encoded by the coding sequence ATGATGACAGGAACAATCAAGTTTGCCGTATCATCACCCGTTCAAGTGGGCGGAAACATTCTTGCTTCTGAACAGCTTGCAATCATTGCCGCGGCTGCAGGCCCGGAAGGGAGCGTTGAAGTCACGCCGTTTCGACAGATTTATATAGAAGTGCCACTTGCTGAGCAAAAACATGTTGAGGAGCAATTGGTTAAAGGCGGATTGGAGGTCTATCCGGCAGGCGCGGTCATTAAAGGCTTGATCGCCTGCCAGTTTTGCAACGGGGCTGAGGCAGCCGGATTAGATACAGCGAGAGCCCTGAACCTTGCTGTCGCGGGCATAGAAACGCCGGCTCCTGTTAAAATCGGCTATGCCGGATGCGCCCTTGGGACAAGTGAACCGCTGCTTAAAGACATTAGTGTTGTGAAAATGAAAGATAAGTTCAGCATTTATGCCGGAGGAGAGCCGAAAGGAATCAAGACTGCTATTGCCGAGCTCCTGATTGCCGATCTGGAAGAAAGGCAAATCATCCCCATTATTTTACGAATCATTGATTTCTATAAATCGAACGCCAAAGGAAAAGAAAAGTTCAGCAAATTTATGCGCCGGATGACCGTTGACAGAATGCGTGATATTGCCGGTTCAACAGCATTGGGAAAATACTGA
- a CDS encoding DMT family transporter — protein sequence MRQQNKTIFLLVFLILVWGINWPLSKFALQYTPPVLFAGLRALIGGLLLVIVALPRYKKLQFRRNWPVYVLSALLSIVLYYGVQTIGLQYTPAGLFSAIVFLQPVLLGLFSWLWLGESMTRQKMLGLMIGFVGVATMSAGGLTGKISPVGIVLAIITAVTWALGTVYVKKIGHKVDSLWLTAMQITIGGIILLVAGSGMEDWSAIVWNSSFIADTVFIAIFVIALGWFVYFKLIHEGEASKVGSYTFLIPLVSIFTSVLFLNEHVSLNLLIGLTLILASILLVNVRFRRLKDTEAV from the coding sequence ATGCGTCAGCAAAATAAAACTATATTTCTTCTTGTGTTTCTTATTTTGGTATGGGGAATTAACTGGCCCTTGTCCAAGTTCGCGTTACAATATACACCGCCCGTGCTATTTGCTGGACTCCGCGCTTTAATCGGCGGTCTACTGCTTGTAATCGTAGCTCTTCCGAGATATAAAAAGCTGCAGTTCCGCCGGAACTGGCCAGTATATGTCTTGTCTGCATTACTTAGCATCGTGCTGTACTATGGCGTTCAAACCATCGGTCTTCAATATACGCCAGCCGGATTATTCTCGGCCATCGTCTTTTTGCAGCCGGTGCTGCTGGGGCTCTTCTCCTGGCTATGGCTGGGGGAGAGCATGACACGGCAGAAAATGCTTGGTCTGATGATTGGTTTTGTGGGGGTGGCTACGATGAGTGCAGGCGGTCTTACGGGCAAAATATCCCCGGTCGGCATTGTTCTAGCGATCATTACCGCAGTTACATGGGCACTTGGAACCGTTTATGTTAAGAAGATTGGACATAAAGTGGATTCGCTCTGGCTCACTGCGATGCAAATTACAATTGGCGGCATTATCCTGCTGGTTGCGGGTTCAGGGATGGAAGACTGGTCAGCCATAGTCTGGAATTCTTCTTTTATTGCGGACACGGTGTTTATCGCTATATTCGTCATTGCACTCGGGTGGTTCGTTTATTTCAAATTGATCCACGAAGGAGAAGCGAGCAAGGTTGGATCCTATACGTTTCTGATTCCACTGGTCTCCATTTTTACAAGTGTGTTGTTCCTGAATGAACATGTATCGCTGAACCTGCTGATTGGACTCACGCTGATTCTCGCCAGCATTCTTCTCGTGAATGTACGTTTCCGCAGATTGAAGGATACGGAGGCTGTCTAA
- a CDS encoding response regulator transcription factor produces the protein MKRILIIEDEKSLARFIQLELEHEHFYVKEAYDGNSGLQLALSEEWDLILLDIMLPGLNGIEVCRRIRTMKRTPVIMLTARDRLEDRVSGLDSGADDYIAKPFDIEELLARMRALFRRIEMADRQSHSILTFREVTIDMDARIVTRSGVPVELTKREFDLLAVFIKHPNLVQTRDMLLDLVWGYDSMVETNVVDVYVRYLRNKLDAPGEESIIQTVRGMGYVMR, from the coding sequence ATGAAACGGATATTAATTATAGAAGATGAAAAGAGTCTGGCCCGCTTTATTCAATTAGAGCTGGAACATGAACATTTTTATGTAAAAGAAGCTTATGACGGTAACAGCGGACTGCAGCTGGCCTTGTCTGAAGAGTGGGATCTGATATTACTGGATATTATGCTTCCCGGGCTGAACGGGATTGAGGTGTGCCGCAGAATTCGCACCATGAAGAGAACACCGGTGATCATGCTCACGGCCAGAGACCGGCTGGAGGATCGGGTATCAGGTCTGGACAGTGGGGCAGATGATTATATAGCTAAACCCTTCGATATCGAGGAACTTCTGGCCCGTATGCGCGCGCTGTTCCGCCGTATCGAAATGGCGGACCGCCAAAGCCATTCGATACTCACGTTCCGGGAGGTTACGATCGATATGGATGCAAGAATAGTGACACGCAGCGGTGTACCCGTTGAGCTTACCAAACGTGAGTTTGATCTTCTGGCAGTATTCATTAAGCATCCGAACCTGGTGCAGACCAGAGATATGCTGCTGGATCTGGTTTGGGGTTACGACTCGATGGTGGAGACCAATGTGGTCGATGTCTACGTGAGATATTTGAGAAATAAGCTTGATGCGCCGGGAGAAGAGAGCATTATCCAGACGGTACGCGGCATGGGATATGTGATGCGATGA
- a CDS encoding ABC transporter ATP-binding protein — protein MAQIQLKQISKKFKDDMIIENLNLDIKDGSFTVLVGPSGCGKSTTLRMVAGLEKQTSGEIWIDDRCVNDTPPGLRDVAMVFQNYALYPTMTVRGNIEFGLKNKRVSRNEREKLVKDISEIVGLAPYLDKKPQSLSGGQRQRVALARAMVKKPKVFILDEPLSNLDAKLRNQMRTELIQLHKRLGTTFVYVTHDQVEAMSMGDEIVVMNKGVIQQADSPMRLYQNPQNLFTAQFIGTPAMNTMMLQDMKGLDVRSESPVEYIGFRPEQGLLNPDDQAEGLVLQGEILIRESLGAENIYQIRSQAGLFFVKTFLKPLEGANHVKVVVPYDQLFYFSSDGDRVFDAVIPGRELVAGGVLV, from the coding sequence ATGGCACAAATCCAACTGAAGCAGATCAGCAAGAAGTTTAAGGATGACATGATCATTGAAAACTTGAATCTGGATATCAAGGACGGTTCGTTCACTGTTCTGGTCGGGCCATCGGGCTGCGGAAAGTCAACCACATTGCGTATGGTGGCTGGTCTGGAGAAGCAAACAAGCGGTGAAATCTGGATTGATGATCGATGCGTCAATGACACACCTCCGGGGCTGCGAGACGTTGCCATGGTTTTTCAAAATTATGCCTTATATCCTACCATGACGGTACGTGGAAATATTGAATTTGGTCTTAAGAACAAGCGAGTTTCAAGAAATGAGCGTGAGAAGCTGGTAAAGGATATTTCGGAGATTGTTGGACTTGCTCCATACCTGGATAAGAAGCCGCAGAGCCTCTCTGGAGGGCAGCGCCAGCGTGTAGCGCTCGCAAGGGCGATGGTCAAGAAACCGAAGGTGTTTATTCTCGATGAACCGTTGTCCAATCTGGATGCCAAGCTGCGTAATCAGATGAGAACGGAGCTGATTCAGCTTCACAAAAGGCTGGGAACCACCTTTGTCTACGTTACACATGACCAGGTGGAAGCCATGTCGATGGGGGATGAAATCGTCGTGATGAACAAAGGGGTCATTCAGCAAGCAGATTCTCCCATGAGGCTATATCAAAATCCTCAGAATCTATTCACCGCCCAATTTATTGGAACTCCGGCCATGAATACGATGATGCTGCAGGATATGAAGGGACTGGATGTCCGCTCGGAAAGTCCCGTCGAATACATAGGCTTTCGCCCGGAGCAAGGACTCTTAAATCCTGACGATCAGGCAGAGGGCCTTGTTCTGCAAGGTGAGATTCTTATCCGCGAAAGCTTGGGAGCAGAGAATATTTATCAGATCCGGTCGCAGGCGGGCTTGTTTTTCGTCAAAACGTTCCTTAAGCCTCTGGAAGGAGCGAATCATGTGAAAGTTGTGGTTCCCTATGACCAGCTTTTCTATTTCAGTTCGGATGGCGACAGGGTATTTGATGCCGTGATACCCGGTAGGGAATTGGTCGCTGGAGGCGTTCTGGTATGA
- a CDS encoding ABC transporter substrate-binding protein, giving the protein MLKKKLTALTLTAMMVGALAGCGSGGGTDSANSEAKAEAAASSKKIVIKYWYAYGDKIEEAKQHMVKTFNESQDKYEVVAEHQGSYDDLHAKVQAAFAAGNAPAVTDLEIASTGVFAHSGMLEELTAYAEKDKAQLKLDDFIPGLMGNAYVDSKLYGLPFMRSTPIMYKNVTMLKNAGLDPAGPKTWEELEQYSRVLKDKGKVGMTVPVDIWYYEALVAQSGGQMLSDDGKKAAFNDAAGMAPVEFWKKLSSEGLIKMPVGDEAGASANKDWANQISAFKFGSTAGVSESLEIANGNGFELQTAFMPANKDYGVPTGGCQLVMTSKSTAEEKEAAWEFIKWMTSKENTIYQHKHVGYLPTRTSAVESEELQEHFKQYPQYKVAVDQLEYARPRPMENAYPEIAKILSDAIQKAIIDPKTTPQDALNQAAEKANKLLGK; this is encoded by the coding sequence ATGTTAAAGAAAAAGTTAACGGCTCTTACGCTTACAGCTATGATGGTGGGTGCTTTGGCAGGCTGTGGTTCAGGTGGGGGTACAGACAGCGCCAATAGCGAAGCGAAAGCTGAAGCGGCTGCGTCATCAAAAAAAATCGTTATTAAGTATTGGTACGCCTATGGAGACAAGATTGAGGAAGCCAAGCAGCATATGGTCAAGACATTCAACGAATCCCAGGACAAATATGAAGTCGTGGCCGAGCATCAGGGCAGTTATGATGATCTTCATGCCAAAGTCCAGGCTGCTTTTGCCGCTGGCAACGCTCCTGCAGTAACCGATCTGGAGATTGCCTCGACGGGGGTGTTCGCCCATTCCGGCATGCTGGAAGAACTGACGGCCTATGCAGAGAAAGACAAAGCGCAGCTGAAGCTGGATGATTTCATCCCTGGTCTGATGGGAAATGCTTATGTGGATAGCAAGCTGTACGGACTGCCCTTTATGCGCAGTACACCGATTATGTATAAAAATGTGACCATGCTTAAAAATGCCGGTCTTGATCCTGCCGGTCCAAAGACATGGGAGGAGCTGGAACAATATTCCCGCGTACTGAAGGATAAAGGCAAGGTTGGAATGACTGTTCCGGTAGACATCTGGTATTACGAAGCGTTGGTGGCTCAAAGCGGTGGCCAGATGCTGAGCGATGACGGCAAAAAGGCAGCTTTTAACGACGCGGCAGGTATGGCTCCGGTTGAGTTTTGGAAGAAGCTCTCCAGCGAAGGGCTGATTAAAATGCCTGTTGGCGATGAAGCAGGTGCTTCCGCGAACAAGGATTGGGCGAATCAAATATCCGCCTTCAAGTTCGGATCGACTGCGGGCGTATCAGAAAGCCTGGAAATTGCCAATGGCAACGGGTTTGAACTGCAAACCGCATTTATGCCTGCAAACAAGGATTACGGGGTTCCCACAGGCGGCTGTCAGCTCGTGATGACATCGAAAAGCACGGCTGAAGAGAAGGAAGCAGCTTGGGAGTTTATCAAATGGATGACCTCCAAAGAAAATACGATTTATCAGCATAAACATGTCGGCTACTTGCCAACGCGTACCTCAGCCGTTGAGAGCGAAGAGCTGCAGGAGCATTTTAAGCAATATCCGCAATATAAAGTCGCTGTGGATCAATTGGAATATGCAAGACCACGTCCCATGGAGAATGCTTATCCGGAGATTGCCAAAATTCTTTCCGATGCGATACAAAAGGCAATCATTGATCCGAAGACCACTCCGCAGGATGCTCTGAATCAAGCGGCGGAGAAAGCGAACAAGCTGCTGGGCAAATAG
- a CDS encoding carbohydrate ABC transporter permease codes for MTVWHKLRPYSMVAPAIIIFSMFFIYPIFYMIYLSMFDWNFVSPTKAFVGIQNFVELLTEPEFRQVLTNTTLYTILTVTLTTGLSLLLALWLNRGNFFYGVVQGAIFSPHIISLVSISLLWSWLMDPEYGLLNWVIGLFGFGKLQWLSHPSTSLISLVMVAVWKGLGYNTLVFIAGLQSIPADIYEAASLDRSRPWTTFTKLIMPMLSPTIFFLVIINMIGSFQVFETIAIMTQGGPVNSTNTLVYYIYEYGFRFFKIGYASAAGVILLCIVGILTIIYFKLLSNRVHYR; via the coding sequence ATGACCGTGTGGCATAAGCTTCGTCCTTACAGTATGGTTGCCCCGGCCATCATTATCTTTTCAATGTTTTTCATTTACCCGATATTCTACATGATTTACTTGAGTATGTTCGATTGGAACTTTGTCAGCCCCACGAAAGCATTCGTAGGCATTCAAAACTTTGTGGAACTTTTAACCGAGCCGGAATTTCGGCAGGTGCTTACGAATACGACCTTATATACCATTTTGACAGTCACGTTAACAACGGGATTATCCCTGCTGCTGGCACTGTGGCTTAACAGAGGGAATTTCTTTTATGGAGTCGTACAGGGTGCGATATTTAGTCCGCATATTATTTCGCTCGTATCCATTTCGCTGCTCTGGAGCTGGCTGATGGATCCTGAATATGGCCTGCTGAACTGGGTCATCGGTCTGTTCGGTTTCGGTAAGCTGCAGTGGCTGTCTCATCCGAGCACGTCGCTGATCTCGCTGGTTATGGTTGCCGTATGGAAAGGCCTAGGGTATAACACGCTGGTTTTCATTGCCGGTTTGCAGAGCATTCCTGCAGATATCTATGAGGCAGCTTCCCTCGACCGCTCCAGACCCTGGACAACGTTTACCAAGCTGATTATGCCCATGCTGTCGCCAACGATCTTTTTTCTGGTCATTATTAACATGATCGGATCCTTTCAGGTATTTGAAACGATCGCGATCATGACCCAAGGCGGTCCGGTTAATTCGACCAATACACTGGTGTACTACATTTACGAGTACGGCTTCCGGTTTTTCAAAATTGGGTATGCATCCGCAGCGGGGGTTATCCTGCTATGCATTGTTGGGATTCTGACTATTATCTATTTTAAACTGCTATCGAACCGGGTTCATTACCGTTAG
- a CDS encoding acyl-CoA dehydrogenase, which produces MGFTQQEIISIREQSGQMEREGVITPEALQYIYDKKLFHLFVADDLDGNMTPLPEAIRIFQECSRIDGSFGWLVTIGAGGGYFAPFMTMEIGRKVFSSSDAVIAGSGAPTGTARKVDGGYMVSGRWKYCSGSTHATTFTANAVLDQEETRLDSGETPELVTLIMQPDQVRIQKDWNTFGLKATASHSMVVTDAFIPDEMTFSFTEFRSHEDELLYRYPFLPFAQTSFAGVAMGLADHFLEAAEEQLRSRGNERVLAKLDEQKKEFAHQQDAFYMVLDKSWEELGHKGRLSPEMEQRISSECVTAAKASLDCGLRLFPMLGLSACMEDTDVNRIWRDLQTACQHALLRG; this is translated from the coding sequence ATGGGATTTACGCAGCAGGAGATCATCAGTATTCGTGAGCAGTCGGGACAGATGGAGCGTGAAGGTGTGATCACACCGGAAGCGCTCCAGTACATATATGATAAGAAGCTGTTTCATTTGTTTGTGGCGGATGATCTGGATGGGAATATGACACCGCTGCCTGAAGCAATCCGCATCTTTCAGGAATGTTCCCGTATTGACGGCAGCTTCGGCTGGCTCGTAACGATTGGTGCAGGAGGCGGATACTTTGCTCCTTTTATGACTATGGAGATCGGGCGTAAGGTTTTTTCGAGTTCGGATGCGGTTATCGCGGGCAGCGGAGCACCAACGGGGACGGCACGTAAAGTTGATGGGGGATATATGGTCAGCGGGCGCTGGAAGTACTGCAGCGGCTCGACCCACGCCACAACATTTACAGCGAACGCGGTGCTCGATCAGGAAGAAACCCGGCTGGATTCCGGAGAGACACCAGAGCTTGTGACTTTAATCATGCAGCCCGATCAGGTTCGCATCCAAAAGGATTGGAACACCTTCGGTCTTAAAGCTACAGCAAGTCACAGTATGGTGGTGACCGATGCTTTTATACCGGATGAAATGACCTTTTCATTCACTGAATTCCGTTCCCATGAAGATGAGCTGCTGTATAGATATCCGTTTTTACCGTTTGCACAGACCTCATTTGCCGGTGTAGCTATGGGGCTCGCGGATCATTTTCTCGAAGCGGCTGAAGAACAGCTTCGATCGCGGGGGAATGAGCGCGTGCTTGCCAAGCTGGATGAGCAGAAGAAGGAGTTCGCCCATCAACAGGATGCATTCTATATGGTATTGGACAAGTCTTGGGAAGAGCTGGGACACAAGGGAAGGCTATCACCAGAAATGGAGCAGCGTATCTCAAGTGAATGTGTCACAGCAGCTAAAGCTTCGCTTGATTGTGGTTTGCGGCTGTTTCCCATGCTGGGATTGTCAGCATGTATGGAAGACACGGATGTGAACCGGATTTGGAGAGATTTGCAAACTGCATGTCAGCACGCGCTTTTGCGTGGATAA